From the Oceanicaulis alexandrii DSM 11625 genome, one window contains:
- a CDS encoding Lrp/AsnC family transcriptional regulator, with product MTLDDHDKKLLRLMQDDANRTVQDYADAIGLSATPTARRIKRLSDAGVIRKQVSLLDPDALGLKTTLFVFIRTSRHDGDWLDAFSKGVKRMPEVVEFYRMGGDVDYLLKIMLPEISDYDAVYKRLIAIAPLSDVSASFAMEALKNTTELPL from the coding sequence ATGACGCTTGACGACCATGACAAGAAGCTTCTTCGCCTCATGCAGGATGACGCAAACCGCACCGTGCAGGACTATGCGGACGCCATCGGTCTGAGCGCCACGCCGACAGCACGCCGCATCAAACGGCTGAGCGACGCCGGCGTGATCCGCAAGCAGGTGAGCCTGCTGGATCCGGACGCGCTGGGCCTGAAGACCACCCTGTTCGTCTTTATTCGCACCAGCCGTCATGACGGCGACTGGCTGGACGCTTTCTCCAAAGGCGTCAAACGGATGCCTGAAGTGGTGGAGTTTTACCGGATGGGCGGGGATGTGGATTATCTGCTGAAGATCATGCTGCCGGAAATCTCTGACTATGACGCGGTCTACAAACGGCTGATCGCGATCGCACCCTTGTCAGATGTCTCGGCTTCCTTCGCCATGGAAGCGTTGAAGAACACCACGGAATTACCACTCTGA
- a CDS encoding aminotransferase class V-fold PLP-dependent enzyme, translating into MTHAPTPDPIDAARDALIGADAVLRTPFGLKPLVYADYAASGRGDQRIEDQLLALQPLYANPHSDDSATGREATAWLHRAEALLKTAINAGDDDVVIACGSGATGAIERLQQILGVTEAPASKAAREQALIEILGQEEAERVQSALKARAPVVFVGPYEHHSNELTWREAQVEIVRIGLDADGGVDFDHLARALADPAFANRRKIGAFSAASNVTGMRTDVARLARLLHAYNAILCLDCAASAPYLPIDMNPAEGTDAAPDAVYFSPHKLIGGPGACGVLAFKAALYRSDLPPTLPGGGTVTYVTPDSHDFITDIAARERAGTPGVMQMMRAALSLTALGAVGYERIEHREQDALKRAFDAWTAHPAIDILGSHDPVRRIGIVSFNIRSGDGEMLHPRFVATLLNDLFGVQARAGCSCAGPYAHHLLDLDEQTTGEHRTAVLSGYAGLRPGWCRLSLHWVMDEAEIDYLIAAVLFIAEQGAKFLPLYNFNAATGAWRNRRQAEAIGMAAPTGGKAMMQAAFEEAQALAQTLESEPCCGRLPECVEALRRFRVPA; encoded by the coding sequence ATGACTCACGCTCCCACCCCCGACCCGATTGACGCTGCGCGTGACGCTCTGATCGGCGCTGACGCCGTCTTGCGGACGCCTTTCGGGCTCAAGCCTCTGGTCTATGCCGATTACGCCGCCTCAGGCCGTGGGGATCAACGCATTGAGGATCAGCTCCTGGCGCTGCAGCCGCTTTATGCGAACCCGCATAGTGATGACAGCGCGACCGGGCGTGAGGCGACGGCCTGGCTGCATCGCGCTGAAGCCCTTTTGAAGACCGCGATCAATGCGGGCGACGACGATGTGGTGATCGCTTGCGGGTCCGGCGCGACCGGCGCCATCGAGCGTCTTCAGCAGATACTGGGCGTGACCGAAGCGCCCGCCTCGAAAGCCGCGCGCGAACAGGCGCTGATCGAGATCCTGGGGCAGGAAGAGGCCGAACGCGTCCAGAGCGCGCTCAAGGCGCGCGCGCCCGTGGTGTTCGTCGGGCCCTATGAGCACCACTCCAACGAGCTGACCTGGCGTGAGGCGCAGGTCGAGATCGTCCGCATCGGTCTTGATGCAGACGGCGGCGTGGATTTCGACCATCTGGCTCGGGCCTTGGCGGATCCCGCCTTCGCCAACCGTCGTAAGATCGGCGCTTTTTCAGCCGCCTCCAATGTCACCGGCATGCGCACGGATGTAGCGCGGCTGGCGCGGCTGCTGCACGCCTATAATGCGATCTTGTGCCTCGATTGCGCGGCCAGCGCGCCTTATCTGCCGATTGATATGAACCCGGCTGAGGGGACGGATGCGGCGCCGGATGCGGTTTACTTCTCGCCCCATAAACTGATTGGCGGGCCCGGCGCCTGCGGGGTGCTGGCGTTCAAGGCGGCGCTTTATCGCAGTGACTTGCCGCCAACCTTGCCGGGTGGCGGGACAGTCACTTATGTCACGCCGGACAGCCATGATTTCATCACGGACATCGCCGCGCGCGAGCGGGCCGGCACGCCAGGGGTGATGCAAATGATGCGCGCCGCGCTGTCTCTGACGGCGCTGGGCGCAGTGGGCTATGAGCGTATCGAGCATCGCGAACAGGACGCCCTCAAACGCGCGTTTGACGCGTGGACCGCACACCCGGCGATCGACATTTTGGGGTCGCACGATCCAGTCCGGCGCATCGGCATTGTCTCGTTCAATATCCGATCCGGAGACGGCGAGATGCTGCATCCGAGATTTGTGGCCACCCTGCTCAATGACCTGTTTGGCGTTCAGGCGCGGGCCGGCTGTTCCTGCGCCGGGCCGTATGCACACCATTTGCTCGATCTGGATGAACAGACCACGGGCGAACATCGCACCGCTGTCCTGTCAGGCTATGCCGGGCTACGTCCGGGCTGGTGCCGGCTCAGCCTGCACTGGGTGATGGATGAGGCCGAGATCGACTATCTGATTGCGGCGGTGCTGTTCATCGCCGAGCAGGGCGCGAAATTCCTGCCGCTCTACAACTTCAACGCTGCGACCGGAGCCTGGCGCAACCGGCGGCAAGCTGAAGCAATCGGCATGGCTGCGCCGACTGGCGGCAAGGCGATGATGCAGGCCGCTTTTGAAGAGGCGCAAGCCCTGGCGCAGACATTGGAGTCTGAGCCGTGTTGCGGGCGCCTGCCTGAGTGCGTTGAAGCCTTGCGGCGCTTCCGCGTACCGGCCTGA
- a CDS encoding Fe2+-dependent dioxygenase — protein sequence MHLTIGSILSAETLAEARTLMDQVRWEDGAKTAGPTARQVKRNRQADLSSKAGAKLRGLLENALATHTVFNAATRPKRFSKLIVSETSDGGEYGAHVDNPFMGRGEDRIRTDVSFTLFLSDPEHYEGGELVIDQAGATQSVKGQAGDVFLYPSTSLHAVTPVTSGARRVCVGWVESDIPDAGDRELLYDLENLHASLSRQYTPHSAEMLMVTKIYANLTRRLSR from the coding sequence ATGCATCTGACAATCGGTAGCATCTTGAGCGCAGAGACCCTGGCCGAAGCCCGCACTCTGATGGATCAGGTCCGCTGGGAAGACGGCGCAAAAACCGCAGGCCCGACAGCCCGTCAGGTCAAACGCAATCGCCAGGCGGATCTGAGCTCCAAGGCAGGTGCAAAATTGAGGGGCCTGCTGGAAAACGCGCTGGCGACCCACACGGTCTTCAATGCGGCCACGCGCCCGAAGCGGTTCTCAAAACTGATTGTCAGCGAGACGTCCGATGGCGGCGAATATGGCGCCCATGTCGACAACCCCTTCATGGGGCGCGGCGAGGACAGGATCCGAACCGATGTGTCCTTCACCCTCTTTCTGTCAGACCCCGAGCATTATGAAGGCGGCGAGCTGGTCATCGACCAGGCCGGCGCCACCCAATCGGTGAAGGGTCAGGCCGGAGATGTCTTCCTTTACCCATCAACCTCTTTGCATGCGGTCACGCCTGTCACATCAGGCGCACGCCGGGTCTGTGTGGGATGGGTCGAAAGCGACATTCCCGACGCTGGCGACCGCGAGCTCTTGTATGATCTTGAAAACCTTCACGCCAGCCTGAGCCGTCAGTATACGCCTCATTCTGCTGAAATGCTGATGGTCACCAAGATATACGCCAATCTCACCCGGCGACTCTCGCGCTGA
- a CDS encoding alpha/beta fold hydrolase, with amino-acid sequence MQAQASLQAWRAAGAFFNYRGHDIFYRTGGDWSDASKPVLVLIHGFPTASWDWVLLWDNLCRDYRVAALDMIGFGYSDKPVRYAYSILDQADLHDAFFAHLEIKACHLFVHDYGDTVAQELLARYLEHGDAAAVTLQSICFLNGGLFPEQHRATLTQKLLHSPLGPFLARLMTRDKFAKGLGEVFGPDTQPAKEEMDAFWALAQEKGGMPRIGHKLLGYITERRQYRERWVGALVHSTLPMKVVDGGLDPVSGAHMVERYRELVPNADTLVLPHVGHYPHWEDPKAVLDGFMNFQSAMAKAR; translated from the coding sequence ATGCAGGCACAGGCGAGTTTGCAAGCCTGGCGCGCCGCGGGCGCGTTTTTCAACTATCGCGGTCACGACATCTTTTATCGCACAGGCGGTGATTGGTCCGACGCCTCAAAACCGGTTCTTGTCCTGATCCACGGCTTTCCGACCGCCAGCTGGGACTGGGTGCTGCTTTGGGATAATCTGTGTAGGGATTACAGGGTCGCGGCTCTGGACATGATCGGTTTTGGCTATTCCGACAAGCCGGTCCGATACGCCTATTCGATCCTGGACCAGGCGGATTTGCATGACGCCTTTTTTGCGCATCTCGAGATCAAGGCGTGCCATCTCTTCGTCCATGATTACGGGGATACGGTCGCGCAGGAATTGCTGGCGCGGTATCTCGAACACGGCGATGCGGCGGCGGTGACGCTGCAGTCGATCTGTTTTCTCAATGGCGGCCTGTTCCCCGAACAGCATCGCGCCACGCTGACCCAAAAACTGCTCCATTCGCCGCTTGGACCGTTTCTGGCGCGATTGATGACTCGGGACAAATTCGCCAAAGGGCTTGGTGAAGTGTTCGGACCAGACACCCAGCCCGCGAAAGAAGAGATGGACGCCTTCTGGGCCCTGGCTCAGGAAAAGGGCGGCATGCCGCGCATCGGACACAAGCTTCTGGGATATATCACCGAGCGGCGCCAATACCGGGAGCGATGGGTGGGCGCGCTCGTTCATTCGACCCTGCCGATGAAAGTGGTCGACGGGGGTCTCGATCCTGTCTCGGGCGCTCACATGGTCGAGCGGTACCGTGAGCTTGTTCCGAATGCGGATACTCTCGTTTTGCCCCATGTGGGGCACTATCCGCATTGGGAGGACCCCAAAGCCGTGCTTGACGGATTTATGAATTTCCAGTCCGCTATGGCCAAGGCTCGATAA
- a CDS encoding N-acyl-D-amino-acid deacylase family protein, producing the protein MTHQWDRVIAGGLVFDGTGVAPVVEDIAIKDGRIAARGPDLDRTQAETVIEAHGEWVMPGLLDIHTHLDLEVEFDPALREVVRHGTTTVLMSNCSLGLAYGNQRRNGEDPLVDCFARVENMPKPVLRKVAERASWTTSAGYFSHLDDLPLGCNVIPLIPHSMLRAQVMGLNGSVSRTAGEADLREMEDLLEQAVTEGYVGFSTDSLPFHFLSEDPNRRVKIPSQFGQYKELKRLTAILRRNDRIWQATPPKDKPLAVFRNFLLTSGRLYGRPLKVTAVAALDVAANRSLKKLAMILSHLFNSPLLKGHFRFQALAAPFKVFWDGPINPLAEEVPALRELNELDLEDVAGRKALLRDKAFQARFSKMWMTGKTGFGPARLKRMMKMESLAFDRDFDQMIFHSGGPEIWTGESFQQVFDRYRAWRVDPAFARTHDEQSVFERLPETAAKEAGFVLALFEAFDLGLRWWTVSANRDPETIRELINHPLTLPGFNDSGAHITNMAFYDGNLRALKLAQDEGLERVASQIRRLTREPADFLGVKAGRIDIGDCADVTVVNPEALARYDSEAGSRFIWREDYGHEQMVNRSDGVVSAVLVAGEPVYAQGDFTPAAGRTPLGRALRHESWSGGRAKPEALAAE; encoded by the coding sequence ATGACCCATCAATGGGACAGGGTGATTGCCGGTGGGCTGGTGTTTGATGGAACCGGAGTCGCTCCGGTCGTCGAGGACATCGCCATCAAAGACGGCCGCATAGCGGCGCGTGGGCCTGATCTGGATCGGACACAAGCCGAAACGGTTATCGAGGCGCATGGCGAATGGGTGATGCCGGGCTTGCTGGACATCCACACCCATCTTGATCTTGAAGTGGAGTTTGATCCGGCCCTGCGCGAAGTGGTGCGCCATGGCACCACCACCGTTTTGATGTCGAACTGTTCGCTGGGTCTCGCGTATGGCAATCAACGCCGCAATGGCGAAGACCCGCTGGTGGATTGCTTCGCCCGGGTCGAGAACATGCCCAAACCGGTCTTGCGCAAGGTCGCCGAGCGCGCCAGTTGGACCACGTCTGCAGGCTATTTCTCTCATCTTGATGACTTGCCGCTCGGCTGCAATGTCATCCCGCTCATCCCCCATTCCATGCTGCGCGCCCAGGTGATGGGGCTGAACGGCTCGGTCAGCCGCACCGCCGGCGAGGCGGATTTGCGCGAAATGGAAGACCTGCTCGAACAGGCGGTGACGGAAGGCTATGTCGGCTTCTCAACCGATTCCCTGCCCTTCCATTTCCTGTCTGAAGACCCCAATCGCCGGGTGAAAATCCCGTCGCAGTTTGGTCAGTATAAGGAACTCAAGCGCCTGACGGCGATCTTGCGGCGCAATGACCGGATCTGGCAGGCGACGCCGCCCAAGGACAAGCCTCTGGCGGTGTTCCGTAATTTCCTTCTGACCTCTGGGCGCTTGTATGGTCGGCCGCTGAAGGTGACGGCGGTGGCGGCGCTGGACGTGGCGGCGAACCGGTCGCTGAAAAAGCTGGCGATGATCCTGAGTCATTTGTTCAATTCGCCACTTCTGAAGGGCCATTTCCGGTTTCAGGCTTTGGCCGCGCCGTTCAAGGTGTTCTGGGACGGGCCCATCAACCCTCTGGCCGAAGAAGTGCCGGCGCTGCGCGAGCTGAACGAGCTGGATCTCGAAGATGTGGCCGGGCGCAAGGCGCTGTTGAGAGACAAAGCGTTCCAGGCGCGTTTTTCGAAAATGTGGATGACCGGCAAGACCGGATTCGGGCCTGCCCGTCTCAAGCGCATGATGAAAATGGAGAGCCTGGCGTTCGACCGCGATTTCGATCAGATGATCTTTCATTCAGGCGGTCCGGAAATCTGGACAGGCGAGAGCTTCCAGCAGGTCTTTGATCGCTACCGCGCCTGGCGCGTCGACCCAGCCTTCGCCCGCACCCATGATGAGCAGAGCGTTTTTGAACGCTTGCCCGAAACCGCCGCGAAAGAAGCGGGCTTCGTTCTGGCGCTGTTTGAAGCGTTTGATCTGGGTTTGCGCTGGTGGACGGTCTCCGCCAATCGCGACCCCGAGACCATCCGGGAGCTGATCAACCATCCGCTGACCTTGCCCGGGTTCAACGATTCCGGCGCTCACATCACGAATATGGCCTTCTATGACGGCAATCTGCGAGCGTTGAAACTGGCCCAGGACGAGGGTCTGGAGCGCGTGGCGAGCCAGATCCGGCGCCTGACGCGGGAGCCGGCGGACTTTCTGGGCGTCAAGGCGGGCCGGATCGATATCGGTGATTGCGCCGATGTGACCGTCGTCAACCCCGAGGCGCTGGCGCGCTATGATTCCGAAGCGGGCAGCAGGTTCATCTGGCGCGAGGATTACGGCCATGAGCAGATGGTCAATCGCTCCGATGGCGTTGTGAGCGCTGTGCTGGTGGCCGGCGAGCCTGTCTATGCGCAGGGTGATTTCACCCCTGCAGCAGGCCGAACGCCCCTGGGCCGCGCCCTGCGCCATGAAAGCTGGAGCGGCGGGCGCGCCAAGCCGGAGGCTCTGGCGGCGGAGTAG
- the nth gene encoding endonuclease III → MTQAQKPRKKSAKRRPPGLNREQAEELFARLADDRPEPQTELNYSNPFTLVVAVALSAQATDVGVNKATDKLFKVADTPEKMLALGEEGLREHIKTIGLFRNKAKNVIALSKMILEEFGGEVPQTRDELIRLPGVGRKTANVVLNEAFGQHTIAVDTHIFRVSNRTRLAPGKTPDEVEERLERITPPQYLKGAHHWLILHGRYVCKARKPECWRCAIADICKFKDKTPAP, encoded by the coding sequence ATGACCCAAGCGCAAAAGCCCAGAAAAAAGTCCGCCAAACGCCGCCCGCCCGGACTGAACAGGGAACAGGCCGAAGAGCTGTTCGCACGTCTGGCCGATGATCGCCCCGAGCCGCAGACCGAACTCAATTACTCAAACCCGTTCACGCTGGTGGTCGCCGTCGCCTTGTCGGCGCAAGCCACCGATGTGGGCGTCAACAAAGCCACCGACAAGCTGTTCAAGGTCGCGGACACGCCTGAAAAAATGTTGGCTCTGGGCGAAGAGGGCCTGCGCGAGCACATCAAGACGATCGGCCTGTTCCGCAACAAGGCCAAGAACGTCATCGCCCTGTCCAAAATGATCCTGGAAGAGTTTGGCGGCGAAGTGCCGCAAACCCGTGATGAATTGATCCGCCTGCCCGGCGTGGGGCGCAAGACGGCGAATGTCGTGCTCAACGAAGCCTTCGGCCAGCACACCATCGCGGTGGATACTCATATCTTCCGCGTCAGCAACCGCACCCGTCTGGCGCCGGGCAAGACGCCCGACGAGGTGGAGGAGCGCCTGGAGCGCATCACCCCGCCGCAATATCTCAAAGGCGCCCATCACTGGCTGATCCTGCACGGGCGCTATGTGTGCAAGGCGCGCAAGCCTGAATGCTGGCGCTGCGCCATCGCCGACATCTGCAAGTTCAAGGACAAGACGCCCGCGCCTTGA
- a CDS encoding TerC family protein: MIEFLTDPAVWASFATLAFLEIVLGVDNIIFVAVMAERLPEHQRAMARRLGLLLALGFRIAMLAGLVWIARLSQPVFELFDHGFSWRDLLMLGGGGFLLAKSTLEIHHDVEGESESHGGGASGLLPMVIVQIALIDIVFSLDSVITAVGLTDRLPIMIAAVMLAILVMILAADSVAAFIARHPTTKMLALSFLLLVGVALVADGLGFHIPRGYIYFAIAFSLLVEVLNILARRNRKPHG; the protein is encoded by the coding sequence ATGATCGAATTTCTGACCGACCCCGCCGTCTGGGCCTCCTTCGCCACGCTCGCCTTTCTCGAAATCGTGCTGGGCGTGGACAACATCATTTTCGTGGCGGTCATGGCCGAGCGCCTGCCCGAACATCAACGCGCCATGGCGCGGCGGCTGGGCCTTTTGCTCGCCCTGGGCTTTCGCATCGCCATGCTGGCGGGGCTGGTCTGGATTGCGCGCCTGTCTCAACCTGTCTTCGAACTCTTTGACCACGGGTTCAGCTGGCGCGACCTCCTTATGCTGGGCGGCGGGGGGTTCCTGCTCGCGAAATCCACGCTGGAAATCCACCATGATGTGGAAGGCGAAAGCGAAAGCCATGGTGGCGGGGCGTCCGGTCTCTTGCCCATGGTGATCGTACAGATCGCACTGATCGACATCGTCTTTTCACTCGACAGCGTGATCACGGCGGTGGGCCTGACCGACCGGCTGCCCATCATGATCGCCGCCGTGATGCTGGCGATTTTAGTGATGATCCTCGCCGCTGACAGCGTCGCCGCCTTCATCGCGCGCCACCCGACCACGAAAATGCTGGCGCTGTCCTTCCTGCTGCTGGTGGGCGTGGCGTTGGTTGCGGACGGGCTCGGCTTTCATATTCCGCGCGGCTACATCTATTTCGCCATCGCCTTTTCCCTGCTGGTGGAAGTGCTCAACATCCTCGCCCGGCGTAATCGCAAACCTCATGGGTGA
- a CDS encoding acyl-CoA thioesterase: MKPDAYRLKLETYPSVVSVPSRFQDLDPLGHINNVAIGAFYEEARGALNRQAFSLDLRKANKMRMVIADVHIAYLDEAFYPGELVVGSGILRIGGSSYTIGQGLFQKGQCIGASESVLVNTDGKKPAPIPEEGRKALEALMIKPA; the protein is encoded by the coding sequence ATGAAGCCTGACGCGTACCGCCTGAAACTCGAAACATATCCCTCGGTGGTTTCCGTCCCCAGTCGGTTTCAGGATCTCGATCCGCTGGGGCATATCAACAATGTGGCGATTGGCGCGTTTTATGAAGAAGCGCGCGGCGCGCTGAACCGCCAGGCGTTCTCACTCGATCTGCGCAAGGCCAACAAGATGCGCATGGTGATCGCGGATGTTCATATCGCGTATCTGGACGAGGCGTTTTATCCTGGCGAGCTGGTGGTGGGGTCCGGCATTTTGCGCATTGGCGGGTCCAGCTACACGATCGGCCAGGGTCTGTTTCAGAAGGGGCAGTGCATCGGCGCGAGCGAATCTGTTCTGGTGAACACCGACGGGAAAAAGCCCGCTCCGATCCCCGAAGAGGGCCGCAAGGCGCTTGAAGCCTTGATGATCAAGCCCGCCTAG
- a CDS encoding NHL repeat-containing protein — protein MKALLSCLAASALVLGASASALAQSRSALDLSALLREEMRAAAQIEDFETAHRMNAAALELQPGHPGLLNNAVLLGAMAGRTDHQFEALETIARAGLSYDLEAAVRNLAQLEAADPERLNAIREALAENAAPVGQAVQVANPALPNALIEALAVDNETERLYLGGVAERRIFRVEPFAPDDFEVFAGEDEPIGSIFGLAADRRHGRLYAVEGVVEQTPLAEGEQPGTALLVLDLETGELIERHTIEGAERMGDLTVRDGVVFVSDADAGRIYRLNGPRAELELYAEDARFASLQGLAQARGALWVVDYALGLWRIDPVSRVAHLQPSPDGTSLIGMDGLVADRLGRLFVVRNGAAPAGVFELVFDTANQLVGLEPVLTGDGRLDEPTTARIADDRLFVNADAPWDQFPADGATPDGPRRSPVILALPIP, from the coding sequence ATGAAAGCGCTACTCTCCTGTCTCGCCGCCTCCGCCCTGGTTCTGGGCGCTTCGGCCTCCGCCTTGGCTCAATCGCGATCCGCGCTCGATCTGTCAGCTCTGCTCCGTGAAGAGATGCGGGCTGCGGCCCAGATCGAGGATTTCGAAACCGCGCATCGCATGAATGCGGCGGCGCTGGAGCTGCAGCCCGGCCATCCGGGATTGCTGAACAATGCGGTGCTGCTGGGCGCCATGGCCGGGCGGACAGATCATCAGTTCGAGGCGCTTGAAACCATCGCTCGCGCAGGTCTCAGCTATGACCTCGAGGCGGCGGTTCGTAATCTGGCGCAGCTTGAAGCCGCTGATCCTGAGCGATTGAACGCCATACGCGAGGCGCTCGCTGAGAACGCTGCGCCTGTCGGTCAGGCGGTGCAGGTGGCGAACCCCGCCCTGCCCAACGCTCTGATCGAAGCGCTGGCGGTCGATAACGAGACCGAGCGCCTGTATCTGGGCGGCGTCGCGGAGCGCCGCATCTTTCGCGTCGAACCGTTTGCGCCCGATGACTTTGAAGTGTTCGCGGGCGAGGATGAGCCCATTGGCTCGATCTTCGGGCTCGCAGCGGACCGGCGGCATGGTCGGCTCTATGCGGTTGAGGGCGTGGTGGAGCAGACCCCGCTCGCTGAGGGCGAGCAGCCTGGCACAGCCTTGCTTGTGCTGGACCTTGAAACCGGGGAGCTGATTGAGCGCCATACGATTGAGGGCGCGGAGCGCATGGGCGATCTGACCGTGCGCGATGGGGTGGTGTTCGTCTCTGATGCCGACGCCGGGCGGATTTACCGCCTCAACGGTCCCCGCGCGGAGCTTGAGCTTTATGCCGAAGATGCGCGCTTTGCATCTCTGCAAGGCCTGGCGCAGGCGCGGGGCGCATTGTGGGTGGTCGATTACGCCTTGGGGTTATGGCGCATTGATCCGGTCAGCCGGGTCGCGCATTTGCAGCCGAGCCCGGACGGGACCAGCCTGATCGGGATGGACGGCCTGGTGGCCGACCGACTGGGGCGCTTGTTCGTGGTGCGCAATGGCGCGGCGCCTGCGGGTGTTTTTGAACTGGTGTTTGATACGGCAAACCAGCTTGTCGGGCTTGAGCCTGTGCTGACAGGGGATGGACGCCTGGACGAACCGACCACGGCGCGGATCGCGGATGATCGCCTGTTTGTGAATGCGGATGCGCCCTGGGACCAGTTTCCGGCCGATGGCGCGACGCCTGACGGGCCGCGGCGTTCGCCGGTGATCCTGGCGCTGCCCATCCCGTAA